Below is a window of Catalinimonas alkaloidigena DNA.
CCCAGTCGGTGCCCTGCAACAGCGCCAATGTAATCAGCGTGATGAGCGTAAACGAAGCGACCAGCACGGTCGAAAGGGTCTGGATGAAGCCGTAACGACCGATGTACATGAGCACCGAGGTCAGGAGGGCAATCCCGATGGCCCACAGGTAGGCGTCGATGGGTTCTGGCAGGGCGGCCCCGGCCTCCGACGCAGCAACCGGCTGTGCATCGGACTGCAAAGCGGCGTCGACCTGCGCCTCGATCCAGGCGTCCTTGGCGGCGTTGTACGCCACGCCTTCTTCCGTCAGGGGCTGGCTAATGGCCAGGGCTTGCCCCACGCCACCGATGATGCCGCCCTGTTGCGAAACGACCAGCAGCGTCATCACGGCCCAGGCCCAGACAATCCAGTTCACCTTCCAGCGGGGACCGGGAACGCTGTTGAGGGCTTCCAGGGCCGTTTCGTTCCAGGTGAGGGTGTGTCGCCCGAATTCGATTTGGGTGAAGACCTTGATGACGCAGCCGATCACGACGAGCCACAGCAGCCAGAAACCCGCCACCGCGCCCATGGTGGTGGTAGCGATCAGTTCGCCGGAGCCGACGATGGAACCGGCAATGATGATGCCGGGACCCAGTTGGCGGAGGGTGCCGCCGAACGAGCGGGGTGGTTCTTGTGTGGCCGGGGTTTGTACAGAGGTGGGCATGGGGTGGTGGGAAAAGTCGGTACGTAATATTAACCGATTTTACCGTTGCCGTTGCACCACCGCCTCAGGATTTCCATCCGGCCGCGGACGCAGCAGGGTGATTTGTCCATCGCCACCGAATTCCGCAACGTAGAGGTTGCCGGTTGTAACGTCTTCGGCGACGTCGATGGGCAGGGAGAAGTCGGTCAGGCCGGGTACCGTGGCGCCTTCCGAAGCACGCACGATGTCTAGCGTGGAGCCGCCCGGCTCCAGAATCATCAGATCCTGGTTGACAAACCGCGTGACCAGAAGTTTGCCTTGCAGCGCCCCGTGGAACGCTCCGCTCCGGTACTCGACAAGACCGTTCGGGGAATTATGAATTGGAAACTGAAACGCAAACCCGCGCCAGTTGGGGTCGGGCTGCGTCCCGACCGGGTACTGATCGACCTGGGCCGGATCGGGATCGTCCGTCGGATTGCCGCCATTCATCACAAACTCGCCCCGGCGGGGGTTGGGGTGCCCGTAGTAGCCTCCCGAATCCACCCGAACCAGGTAATCGTTCTGGACCTGCATGACGTGCGACAGCGCCGGTACGGCGGGGCCTTCGTACGTGCGTCCGTCCATGCGGAGCGCACCCGCCTCGGAAGCGGGGGTGTGGCCGTCGGCTGCCGCGCCGTTCACCGGTACGTAAAGGTGGCCGTTGCTGTGCCACACCAGGTCGTAGGCATTGCGCAGGCCCGAGGCATAAATCGTCAGCGGAGCCGTGGCGGCATAGGGATCGTACGTCCCGCCTTCCGACGTTTTTACATCCAGTGGCAGTGAAACGTTGGTCAGTCGGGTGGGGTCGAGGCGCAGTATGGCGGCCGACAGCAGGTGCTCTTCCCGAAAAGCCCAGCTTTCGTCGGGGCTGCCCATTGCGGTGTTGCTGCCCTGCGCAATGTACAACGCCCCATCGGGGCCGAACGCCACACTGTTGGTCAGGTGATCGCCCGCCGACCGGGGCAGGTGGATCACCACGTGCTGGACATGCTCCAGCTGGGGACCCGACAACCGCGACACCGTCCCGTCCCAGTCGGGGCCGTTGTAAAACGTGTAGGTCTGGTGGGTGACCCAGGCCACGAGACTGTCGGCCGTAGCGGCCGGATCGAACGCCAGCCCGATAGTCAGTCGGTTCGTGCGTGTTTCGTAGGCGTCTTGCAGAGCGAAAAGTTCCTCTGGGGCTTGCAGAGTGCCGTCTTCCCCGATGGTGAACCGCCGGATGCGTCCGTCGAGCGTGGTCGCGTACAGCTTGCCGTCCGGCCCCAGGCACACGCCCGAGTAACGGTCGCGGGTGTCGGGTAGCGGCACTTTTTCGAAGGCGACTCCCTCCCGGATGGCCGCTTCCAGCGGCACAATGGCGGGCTGGCCGAGTTGCGCGATCCGGTCTTTCGCCAGAAACACCAGGCGTGCGTACCGGGCCTGGACCGACCGGCGTGTGGCGGCGTAGGCGATGGCGCCCGTCAGGGCCAGAAGAAGACAAACTTTGAAGAGGTTGAAACGCATGGTAGCTAGCGGAACTGTTGTGAAACCAGAACGGGTGGGAGGGGCAGGCTTTTTCGGAGCGGGTGCAGGCGACGGCACGCGTTCACGGAACAAAAGTAGAAGGCGTGCGGCGCGAAAAAGATGATCTTTCTCCCCGCTCAAAAATGACTTTCATCAGGCCGTATCGCGAATGCCGCCTCGGAAGCGGAGATTTCCCGAATGAGTAGCGCTGACTTTTTTACGATCTGCCCATGTGTACCTTACAGGACGATGGCCACGTTCAAAGACTTTTTCTCGCAGCAGTCGGCGACTTACCAGAAGTACCGGCCGACCTACCCGGCAGCGTTGTTTGTCTACCTGGCTTCGCTGACCGATGCGCACGAGCTGGCGTGGGACTGCGGCACCGGCAACGGACAGGCCGCACGGGGACTGGTTGCGCAGTATGCGCACGTCTACGCCACCGACCCGAGTGCACAACAGCTCCGGCAGGCTACACCACACGAACGCATTACCTACCGGGAGGAAAAGGCGGAACACACGTCGCTGGCTG
It encodes the following:
- a CDS encoding PQQ-dependent sugar dehydrogenase, translated to MRFNLFKVCLLLALTGAIAYAATRRSVQARYARLVFLAKDRIAQLGQPAIVPLEAAIREGVAFEKVPLPDTRDRYSGVCLGPDGKLYATTLDGRIRRFTIGEDGTLQAPEELFALQDAYETRTNRLTIGLAFDPAATADSLVAWVTHQTYTFYNGPDWDGTVSRLSGPQLEHVQHVVIHLPRSAGDHLTNSVAFGPDGALYIAQGSNTAMGSPDESWAFREEHLLSAAILRLDPTRLTNVSLPLDVKTSEGGTYDPYAATAPLTIYASGLRNAYDLVWHSNGHLYVPVNGAAADGHTPASEAGALRMDGRTYEGPAVPALSHVMQVQNDYLVRVDSGGYYGHPNPRRGEFVMNGGNPTDDPDPAQVDQYPVGTQPDPNWRGFAFQFPIHNSPNGLVEYRSGAFHGALQGKLLVTRFVNQDLMILEPGGSTLDIVRASEGATVPGLTDFSLPIDVAEDVTTGNLYVAEFGGDGQITLLRPRPDGNPEAVVQRQR